From Eriocheir sinensis breed Jianghai 21 chromosome 65, ASM2467909v1, whole genome shotgun sequence, one genomic window encodes:
- the LOC126987467 gene encoding hematopoietic prostaglandin D synthase-like, with product MPQYRLIHLNGPGPADLTRWIFAYAGIPYEDEPIDKEDWPVKKKTVFTGKVPVLMVDDEPLFNSVAIASYAAKVAGLVPEDSFDATLCLAVVGTMQEINFNSWKIWRSNKSVEEKKEEYTSKFFPNAVKPFLERLEERLSGMEWTVSDKITWADLSIALWFGELLDYRPDLLEPFPSVVAAMQKVRDVPGIKHLIETTAKPRY from the exons ATGCCGCAGTACAGGCTCATCCACCTCAACGGCCCGGGCCCCGCCGACCTGACCCGCTGGATCTTCGCTTACGCCGGGATACCCTACGAGGACGAGCCGATCGACAAGGAGGACTGGCCCGTCAAGAAGAAGA CTGTTTTCACCGGCAAAGTTCCTGTACTTATGGTGGACGACGAGCCTTTGTTCAACAGCGTCGCCATCGCCAGCTACGCCGCCAAGGTAGCTGGTCTCGTGCCGGAAGACAGCTTCGACGCCACCCTCTGCCTCGCCGTTGTGGGCACGATGCAAGAGATAAACTTCAATAGCTGGAAAATCTG GCGTTCAAATAAGagcgtggaggagaagaaggaggagtacaCCTCGAAGTTCTTCCCCAACGCCGTAAAGCCTTTCCTAGAGCGGCTCGAGGAGAGGCTCAGCGGCATGGAGTGGACTGTGTCGGATAAG ATCACATGGGCCGACCTCAGCATCGCCCTGTGGTTCGGGGAGCTGCTTGACTACCGGCCTGACCTGCTGGAGCCTTTCCCGAGTGTGGTGGCGGCCATGCAGAAAGTTCGCGACGTGCCTGGCATCAAACACCTTATCGAGACCACGGCCAAGCCCCGCTACTAG